A single genomic interval of Arctopsyche grandis isolate Sample6627 chromosome 8, ASM5162203v2, whole genome shotgun sequence harbors:
- the LOC143915160 gene encoding kelch-like protein 28 → MSDYDDELRVEHAVSHMQSMRAFYTQKMFCDIVIVFGEKSYSVHRSILLTHSQYFRDRLDVNTSEFVMQNNMGIREETVEQTIQYLYEGSLELMVHQVANIIKLADLWELNKLKMFCFAYLGRVLNSEKNVLNVSKQIDGYLLKNFPKIMMHESFLRLSVEDVKALLQSDDLQTLTEEDALKGLRLWVKKDWINRKKYLYTLMKFIRLPLCSISFLLEEVGSLCSSNDLYELLLDGLKWHQIPDKRSSLSLLNSTPRNKQTVLIIGGHEYDQSDLIEAYNPSSKKWYHFCRIGEKITEFSSVILGNTLMMFGGLVQDEITNRVRCLNLVTKELTELPTMNVKRRLSTAALVDGQIFLIGGFNRENGSLNSVEQFNPIAQTWKFVSPMNFKRHVHASVVYGNNIYVIGGRNDELRLNSVEVYCTKSDEWRIVSSINSKRSRLAAVSVEDSIYAIGGIDGSSITDSMERYNPKNDTWTPITNLPEKKCEHCAVTYKNKIICFGGWGSPSILEYNVDTNQWKKLGDMKNNRIYFNTLFTHLQY, encoded by the exons ATGAGTGATTACGATGATGAGCTTCGTGTAGAGCATGCAGTGTCTCACATGCAAAGTATGCGTGCTTTTTACACTCAAAAAATGTTCTGTGACATAGTCATTGTATTCGGGGAAAAgag CTATTCAGTTCACAGATCGATATTACTGACTCATAGTCAATATTTTCGAGATCGATTAGATGTGAATACTAGTGAGTTTGTGATGCAAAATAATATGGGAATTCGAGAAGAAACTGTTGAGCAGACTATTCAGTATCTGTACGAGGGATCATTGG AACTGATGGTACATCAAGTTGCTAATATTATAAAACTGGCTGATTTGTGGGAGTTAAATAAActgaaaatgttttgttttgcaTATTTAGGGAGAGTTCTAAATTCCGAAAAGAATGTTTTAAATGTTTCGAAACAGATCGACGGTTATCTCTTAAAGAACTTTCCAAAA ataATGATGCATGAGAGTTTTTTGAGATTGTCCGTCGAAGATGTCAAAGCGTTGCTCCAATCTGATGATTTACAAACTTTGACAGAAGAAGATGCACTTAAAGGCTTAAGATTGTGGGTGAAGAAAGATTGGattaatcgtaaaaaatacCTGTATACCTTGATGAAATTTATTAGGCTGCCTTTATGTTCAATTTCG tttttactGGAGGAAGTAGGATCGTTGTGTTCATCAAATGATTTATATGAGCTATTGTTAGATGGATTAAAATGGCACCAAATTCCTGATAAAAGATCTAGTTTATCTTTATTGAATTCAACGCCTCGCAATAAACAAACCGTTTTGATTATAGGTGGACACGAATAcgat CAATCTGATTTGATAGAGGCGTATAATCCAAGTTCAAAGAAGTGGTACCATTTCTGTCGAATCGGAGAAAAGATTACCGAATTTTCATCAGTCATTTTAGGCAACACATTGATGATGTTTGGAGGACTGGTGCAGGATGAAATTACAAACAgg GTTAGGTGCTTAAATCTTGTCACGAAAGAATTGACTGAGCTTCCAACTATGAATGTGAAAAGAAGACTGTCCACAGCTGCATTAGTTGACGGACAAATTTTCCTTATAGGAGGATTCAATCGTGAAAATGGCAGTTTAAATAGTGTAGagca ATTTAATCCGATTGCACAAACTTGGAAATTTGTTTCTCCGATGAACTTCAAACGACACGTGCACGCCTCAGTGGTTTATGGAAATAACATTTATGTCATTGGAGGACGAAATGACGAATTGCGCTTAAATAGTGTGGAAGTTTACTGTACTAAATCTGATGAATGGAGGATTGTCAGTTCGATAAATTCGAAGAGATCCAGATTAGCT gcaGTTTCTGTTGAAGACAGCATTTACGCAATTGGAGGAATCGATGGATCTTCGATAACCGATTCAATGGAACGATATAATCCAAAAAATGACACTTGGACTCCAATTACTAATCTACCTGAGAAGAAATGCGAACATTGTGCCGTTacctacaaaaataaaattatatgcttTG gaGGATGGGGCTCACCATCGATACTTGAATACAACGTAGACACAAATCAATGGAAGAAACTTGGagatatgaaaaataatcgaatttaTTTCAACACATTGTTTACACATCTACAATATTGA